In one window of Lewinella sp. 4G2 DNA:
- the nth gene encoding endonuclease III codes for MKTDTQTTETTKLDYLVDTLQAEYGRQTRYSTKTAVDQLIATTLSQRTTYADERAAYNKLLETYGDWEGVAAAPVEGIEACIQTSRWPEVKAPRIKELLNIIKNDYGKMDMEFLRDMPVEEAQELLMKLPGVGHKTSTFVLLFSLRRPVLPVDTHVHRVSTRFGILPPKISQAKSHAALLEMLPADADELLNFHKLLFKHGQRVCTYSYPRCSDCIVAERCDYYQNKTGG; via the coding sequence GTGAAGACTGATACCCAAACAACTGAAACGACGAAGCTGGATTACCTGGTCGATACGCTGCAAGCGGAATACGGCCGGCAGACGCGGTACAGCACCAAAACGGCCGTGGACCAACTCATCGCAACCACGCTGAGCCAGCGGACGACCTACGCCGACGAACGCGCGGCCTACAACAAATTACTGGAGACGTACGGCGACTGGGAAGGCGTGGCCGCCGCCCCGGTGGAGGGTATCGAAGCCTGCATCCAGACCAGCCGTTGGCCGGAAGTGAAGGCGCCGCGGATCAAGGAGTTGCTGAACATCATCAAGAACGATTACGGGAAAATGGATATGGAGTTTCTCCGCGACATGCCCGTGGAGGAAGCCCAGGAATTGCTGATGAAACTGCCGGGCGTGGGCCACAAAACATCCACGTTCGTACTGCTCTTTTCCCTACGCCGTCCGGTGCTGCCGGTGGATACCCACGTTCACCGGGTAAGCACCCGGTTTGGGATTCTACCGCCAAAAATCAGCCAGGCAAAATCGCACGCGGCCCTACTGGAGATGCTACCAGCCGATGCGGATGAGTTGCTCAATTTCCACAAACTACTCTTCAAGCACGGGCAACGGGTGTGTACTTATTCTTACCCACGCTGCTCGGACTGTATCGTGGCTGAACGCTGTGATTACTACCAGAATAAGACTGGCGGGTGA
- a CDS encoding SCO family protein translates to MFLRILCLSLTLATLVSCGNDSNHANVEDDGQVNFYRRHAQDADGNYLKDSLTYPGNQPRDENGVLQPEPVPDWTFTDQMGQPFSNQDLRGKVHVVDFFFTSCPTICPKVKGQMLRLEEEFGDHPDFALVSFTVDPKRDTPEHMKAYAEKLGIEDMERWRFINGDKFEVYDLDEKYLSIAEENINAPGGFDHTGYIVLVDRDGFVRSYANGTMPEEVDYLMDDIRLLLER, encoded by the coding sequence ATGTTTTTACGGATACTTTGCCTCAGCCTTACTCTCGCAACCCTGGTTTCTTGCGGGAACGACAGTAACCACGCCAACGTTGAAGACGATGGCCAAGTCAACTTTTACCGCCGCCACGCGCAGGACGCCGATGGCAATTACCTCAAAGACAGCCTCACCTACCCCGGTAACCAGCCGCGGGATGAAAATGGCGTCCTCCAACCCGAGCCGGTGCCGGATTGGACTTTCACTGACCAGATGGGTCAGCCCTTCAGTAATCAGGATTTACGCGGTAAAGTCCACGTCGTGGATTTCTTCTTCACTTCCTGCCCGACGATCTGCCCGAAGGTGAAGGGCCAGATGCTGCGCCTCGAAGAAGAGTTTGGTGATCATCCAGACTTCGCCCTCGTCTCCTTCACCGTGGACCCTAAGCGGGACACCCCCGAACACATGAAGGCCTACGCCGAGAAGCTAGGCATCGAGGATATGGAGCGGTGGCGCTTCATCAATGGCGACAAGTTTGAGGTGTACGACCTTGATGAAAAGTACCTCAGCATTGCCGAAGAGAACATCAATGCGCCCGGTGGTTTCGACCACACGGGTTACATCGTGCTGGTGGACCGGGACGGCTTCGTCCGCTCGTACGCCAACGGCACCATGCCCGAGGAGGTGGATTATTTGATGGATGATATTCGCTTGTTGTTGGAGCGGTAG
- a CDS encoding UPF0175 family protein: MGFHVQLPSDIAATEFDLKMIFASKLFDEGLITSGQGAKMVGTTRKTFVELLGKYGVAAFQVDEADLLEDIANA; encoded by the coding sequence ATGGGCTTCCACGTTCAACTGCCATCGGATATAGCTGCAACTGAATTTGATCTGAAAATGATTTTTGCTAGTAAATTATTCGACGAAGGTCTGATTACTTCTGGCCAAGGAGCGAAAATGGTAGGAACTACCCGTAAGACATTTGTAGAGCTCTTAGGCAAATATGGAGTAGCTGCTTTCCAGGTGGATGAAGCTGACCTCTTAGAAGATATTGCTAATGCTTAA
- a CDS encoding DUF3368 domain-containing protein produces the protein MLKRIVIADASTIIGLAYIDSLDILEGLYGQIEITSVVRDEVDMPLPSWVKVNDEYNATVFQTLVPNLDDGEASAIALALAQKDSLLIIDEKKGRKFAVNLGLQITGVIGVIIKAREVGIISSGKSKLDGLMDKGFRFSQKIYQLALEKMDEA, from the coding sequence ATGCTTAAGCGCATTGTGATTGCGGATGCGAGCACCATTATCGGTCTGGCTTACATCGATAGTTTAGATATCCTTGAAGGATTATACGGCCAGATAGAAATTACATCGGTAGTAAGAGATGAAGTGGATATGCCGCTACCCTCATGGGTCAAAGTCAATGATGAGTACAACGCAACCGTATTTCAAACTTTGGTCCCGAATCTTGACGATGGGGAAGCAAGTGCAATCGCCCTAGCCTTAGCTCAAAAAGATTCGCTGCTGATTATAGACGAGAAAAAAGGTAGAAAGTTTGCTGTCAACCTGGGGCTTCAAATAACTGGCGTCATTGGTGTAATAATTAAAGCCAGAGAGGTTGGTATAATATCCTCTGGTAAGAGCAAACTTGATGGATTGATGGACAAAGGATTTAGGTTTTCACAAAAGATATATCAGCTAGCGTTGGAGAAAATGGATGAGGCGTGA
- the nadC gene encoding carboxylating nicotinate-nucleotide diphosphorylase has product MTETLRQRILQFITEALAEDVGPGDFTSEATIPSDKRDTARLLVKDVGVLAGVDVAKMIFMAVDPTAEFDQRMNDGDLMHVGDEAFFVTCNSRALLRAERLVLNTMQRMSGIATLSNRYAFEVEDLPVKVLDTRKTTPNLRFLEKWAVRLGGCHNYRDGLYDRIMIKDNHIDAAGSLTGAIEGVQTFFRENNMQLPITVEVRNLVELMEVLNVGQVDRIMLDNFELPILKEAVQHIGDRFESEASGGVNLKTIRDIALTGVEYISVGALTHGATSLDLSLKVVK; this is encoded by the coding sequence ATGACTGAAACGCTTCGCCAACGCATCCTCCAATTCATCACCGAAGCCTTGGCTGAAGACGTCGGCCCCGGCGACTTTACGAGTGAAGCGACCATCCCCTCCGATAAGCGGGACACGGCGCGGCTACTGGTTAAGGATGTTGGCGTACTGGCCGGCGTGGACGTAGCCAAGATGATCTTCATGGCCGTGGACCCGACGGCGGAGTTCGACCAGCGAATGAACGATGGCGACCTGATGCACGTCGGCGACGAAGCGTTCTTCGTCACCTGTAACTCCCGCGCCCTGTTGCGTGCTGAACGGCTCGTCCTCAACACGATGCAGCGGATGAGCGGGATCGCTACCCTTTCTAACCGTTACGCCTTCGAGGTGGAAGACCTGCCGGTTAAGGTGCTCGACACTCGGAAAACAACCCCCAACCTCCGCTTCCTGGAGAAGTGGGCCGTTCGCTTGGGTGGTTGCCACAATTACCGTGATGGCCTGTACGACCGGATCATGATCAAGGACAACCACATTGACGCGGCCGGCTCCCTTACCGGCGCCATCGAAGGGGTACAGACCTTCTTCCGGGAGAATAATATGCAGCTGCCGATTACGGTGGAAGTCCGAAACCTGGTGGAGCTTATGGAAGTCCTCAACGTAGGCCAGGTGGACCGCATCATGCTCGACAATTTTGAGCTACCCATCTTGAAGGAGGCCGTTCAACACATTGGCGATCGGTTTGAATCCGAGGCTAGCGGCGGCGTCAATTTGAAGACGATCCGCGACATTGCCCTGACCGGGGTGGAGTACATCTCCGTTGGCGCCCTCACCCATGGCGCTACGTCGCTGGACCTTAGTTTGAAGGTGGTGAAGTAA
- a CDS encoding single-stranded DNA-binding protein: protein MNSNNLINLVGRIGQEPQRRNFDNGGSLLELSLATNYVYKNRNGDRVTETSWHRLKTFQPKVVDLLEQYVSKGDQLSVVGRLQYRKWKDKYDQDRSTPEIIIEGFTFLSNGRDGGQRNQQSPLNQRNAAPVLNEPAAPAMQNTLPAEPVVLQEADGDGLPF, encoded by the coding sequence GTGAACTCTAATAATTTAATCAATCTCGTTGGCCGCATCGGCCAGGAACCCCAGCGGCGTAACTTTGATAACGGCGGCAGCCTCCTCGAACTATCGTTGGCGACGAACTACGTCTACAAGAACCGCAACGGCGACCGCGTCACCGAAACCAGCTGGCACCGTCTCAAGACCTTTCAGCCAAAGGTGGTTGATCTATTAGAACAGTACGTCAGTAAGGGCGACCAGCTCTCCGTCGTCGGCCGGCTGCAGTACAGAAAGTGGAAGGATAAGTATGATCAGGACCGGTCCACTCCCGAGATCATCATCGAAGGCTTCACCTTCCTCTCCAACGGAAGGGATGGCGGCCAGCGGAACCAGCAGAGTCCCCTCAACCAGCGCAACGCCGCCCCCGTGCTCAACGAACCCGCCGCCCCGGCCATGCAGAATACATTGCCGGCGGAACCCGTCGTACTGCAAGAAGCAGACGGAGATGGCTTGCCTTTCTAG
- a CDS encoding single-stranded DNA-binding protein gives MNVRNYIHLTGNLGATPTTFVLPSGDVSCTFNLATNEYYRNKQGKKVTRTEWHRIKAYGKLAELFVEHLEKGSQISIVGAMRYRKWTDKFEQSRITPEVIASEFTFLGASRKSQPSPVASEFGESNVEAIEAEIEQIESMAATRPQATAASSRKRTASRRSAKQPAA, from the coding sequence ATGAACGTACGTAACTACATCCACCTCACCGGCAACCTCGGCGCTACTCCTACCACCTTCGTACTGCCTTCCGGCGATGTATCCTGCACCTTCAATCTCGCCACGAACGAGTACTACCGCAACAAGCAGGGCAAAAAGGTGACCCGCACCGAATGGCACCGCATCAAAGCCTACGGCAAACTGGCGGAACTCTTCGTGGAGCACCTGGAGAAGGGCAGCCAGATCAGCATCGTCGGTGCGATGCGCTACCGGAAGTGGACGGACAAGTTCGAGCAGTCCCGCATCACCCCCGAAGTGATTGCCAGTGAATTCACCTTTCTGGGCGCCAGCCGTAAGTCGCAACCGTCACCCGTTGCCAGTGAGTTCGGGGAATCCAACGTTGAAGCCATCGAGGCGGAGATCGAGCAGATTGAAAGCATGGCGGCTACCCGTCCCCAGGCTACCGCAGCTTCCAGCCGCAAGCGGACGGCTAGCCGTCGGAGCGCTAAGCAGCCGGCTGCCTAG
- a CDS encoding IS3 family transposase: protein MTKQTIYLALGVSRQAHAAFWKRRAKYEDAMNGAESQLKLLRREHPGLGLQKAWSMLRPRHISRNAFCREMTRRGYALVRKRNYVRVTRSGSYRYPNLIKELIINGVNQVWQSDTTYYRINNSFYYITFIIDVYSRQIVGVHTSKHLLATANIAALESAFRQCGQSDLQGLIFHSDGGSQYRSRQFVERLRSRGISSSMCDVALDNAYAERLNGVIKQEYLDHWQPKDFDQLKRLVNRAVKHYNTKRIHGRLPLRSSPKAFVAGWRSDQPGYRYALLIKDGQGVNEDLCPTVVKYLPTPGKYAREGRGQILPAGVKYLTEEKFKNRRV, encoded by the coding sequence ATGACGAAGCAAACGATCTATTTAGCCTTGGGCGTTAGTCGACAAGCTCACGCTGCTTTTTGGAAGCGCCGAGCTAAGTACGAGGATGCCATGAACGGAGCTGAGTCTCAGTTAAAACTGTTGCGCAGAGAACACCCCGGCCTGGGCCTACAGAAAGCCTGGAGTATGCTACGGCCGCGGCATATCTCGCGCAACGCATTCTGCCGTGAGATGACCCGGCGTGGCTATGCCCTAGTCCGTAAACGCAACTACGTGCGGGTAACCCGATCAGGGTCCTATCGCTATCCTAATTTAATTAAAGAACTGATTATCAATGGGGTTAACCAAGTATGGCAGAGCGATACGACGTACTATCGCATCAACAATAGCTTTTACTACATCACCTTCATCATTGACGTTTATAGCCGTCAGATCGTAGGTGTCCATACGAGTAAACACCTACTGGCAACGGCAAACATCGCTGCCTTGGAAAGCGCTTTTCGCCAGTGTGGTCAGTCAGATCTACAGGGTCTCATCTTCCACAGCGATGGTGGTTCGCAGTATCGTAGTCGTCAGTTCGTCGAACGACTGCGTAGCAGAGGCATCTCAAGTAGTATGTGCGACGTAGCGCTGGACAATGCTTACGCTGAACGCCTCAACGGTGTGATCAAACAAGAGTACCTCGACCACTGGCAACCCAAAGACTTTGACCAGCTAAAGCGCCTGGTAAACAGAGCCGTGAAGCACTATAATACCAAACGGATCCACGGAAGGTTGCCGTTGCGAAGCAGTCCCAAAGCCTTTGTGGCCGGCTGGCGATCGGATCAGCCAGGCTACCGCTATGCGCTCTTGATCAAGGACGGCCAGGGAGTGAATGAAGACCTGTGCCCAACCGTCGTGAAGTATTTACCCACGCCCGGCAAGTATGCCCGTGAGGGGCGTGGGCAAATACTCCCCGCCGGTGTCAAGTACCTAACTGAGGAAAAATTTAAAAACCGTCGTGTGTAA
- a CDS encoding transposase, with translation MSTKNRKIRPTKRYGECFKRARVKDFEEGTFSVKQMVQLYGVSYQTIYNWIAKYSSMAKKNAVIVEVPNSQTAKLAELQRQLAEQQALLGRMAIQLDHKTRMLAIYEEEMPEFKKKAASTLRSADSSSKKKSQ, from the coding sequence ATGTCAACAAAAAATCGGAAGATCCGTCCCACCAAGCGCTACGGCGAGTGCTTCAAACGAGCCCGCGTCAAAGATTTTGAGGAGGGCACCTTTAGTGTCAAGCAAATGGTCCAGCTTTACGGCGTATCTTATCAAACGATCTACAACTGGATCGCTAAATACAGTAGCATGGCCAAGAAGAATGCCGTTATCGTCGAAGTCCCCAATAGTCAAACTGCTAAGCTTGCAGAACTGCAACGTCAGCTCGCCGAACAGCAAGCCCTCCTCGGTCGGATGGCCATTCAACTTGACCACAAAACGAGAATGCTGGCCATTTACGAAGAGGAGATGCCGGAGTTCAAAAAAAAAGCTGCTTCCACACTGCGCTCAGCCGACTCTTCGAGCAAAAAGAAGAGCCAATGA
- a CDS encoding rhomboid family intramembrane serine protease: MSGNRSLVDILKWPVLLLAAIWAVFGINLLLGGHLNYQYGLHTREIAGLPGILLSPFLHGGIGHILSNSFPFLTLSAMLVFFYKRLWPRVLLTLWLGTGALVWTLGRDVTHIGASGVVYALAAFLAFSGIFRRDFRAIVVSLVVLFYYGGMIVGILPGQEGVSWESHLLGLLMGAFSGYLFRGELEDHEIEKREKDAARHKPRIKDHFLPADAFTKTKQERAEEQRLAEIAAAQAEREREQAAFWARLEKIKEEDQLRR, translated from the coding sequence ATGAGTGGGAATAGAAGTCTGGTGGATATTTTGAAGTGGCCGGTGCTATTGCTGGCGGCGATCTGGGCGGTATTTGGCATCAACCTGCTCCTGGGTGGCCACTTGAATTACCAGTACGGGCTGCATACGCGGGAGATTGCCGGTTTGCCGGGAATCCTGCTGAGCCCCTTTCTGCACGGCGGGATCGGCCACATCCTGAGTAACTCCTTCCCCTTCCTGACGCTGAGCGCGATGCTGGTGTTTTTCTATAAGCGGTTGTGGCCCCGTGTCCTCCTGACCCTCTGGCTGGGGACGGGTGCCCTCGTTTGGACACTGGGCCGGGACGTGACCCACATCGGAGCGAGTGGCGTCGTGTACGCCCTGGCGGCCTTTTTGGCCTTCAGCGGCATCTTTCGCAGGGACTTCCGGGCGATCGTGGTTTCCCTCGTCGTCCTCTTCTACTACGGCGGAATGATCGTGGGAATCCTGCCCGGCCAGGAGGGCGTGAGCTGGGAGAGCCACCTCCTGGGCCTGCTGATGGGTGCCTTCTCCGGCTACCTCTTCCGCGGGGAGCTGGAAGACCACGAGATCGAAAAAAGGGAAAAAGACGCCGCCCGCCACAAGCCGCGCATTAAGGACCACTTCCTCCCCGCCGATGCTTTCACCAAGACTAAGCAGGAACGCGCCGAAGAACAACGGCTGGCGGAGATTGCTGCCGCGCAGGCGGAACGGGAGCGGGAGCAAGCGGCGTTTTGGGCGAGGTTGGAGAAGATTAAGGAGGAGGATCAACTTCGGCGGTAA
- the rbfA gene encoding 30S ribosome-binding factor RbfA — protein sequence MESKRQRQVAELIKRNFSSVLQSEGSYVYGTEPLVTVTEVHPTPDLSQCKIYVSIWNTERKEEVIQQMNEEHHRLKQGLAHRIRKHVRRIPAIAFYIDETLDEMNRVDDLIDGLYENGGLEEE from the coding sequence ATGGAATCAAAAAGACAACGGCAGGTAGCCGAACTGATCAAACGCAATTTTTCGTCCGTCCTTCAGAGCGAGGGCAGCTACGTGTACGGCACCGAACCCCTCGTGACCGTCACGGAAGTGCACCCGACGCCGGACCTGAGCCAGTGTAAGATCTACGTGAGCATCTGGAATACGGAACGCAAGGAAGAAGTGATCCAGCAAATGAACGAGGAACACCACCGGCTGAAACAGGGCCTGGCCCACCGAATTCGCAAGCACGTGCGCCGCATCCCCGCGATCGCCTTTTACATCGATGAGACGCTGGACGAGATGAACCGGGTGGATGATTTGATTGACGGCTTGTATGAGAATGGGGGTTTGGAGGAGGAGTAG
- a CDS encoding DUF5686 and carboxypeptidase regulatory-like domain-containing protein: MKRFLPFFFLLLGTCGSAQLMAQAVLTGTITDQATGEPLPFASIYVQETKTGSASNANGQYNVKLAPGTNNVVFQYLGYQTLVKQVSGNKRLDVKLNSQALELGTVEIISGGEDISYSVIRRAIAKADYHLNQVESYEADVYIKGTGKLNSVGGAIRLLAGKEGREEIDESIGQSFTSESTSRVYYTRPNNYRQEVIQSYSVGDEQIDASQYVFSTFYQPLIANSIVSPLHPRAFGYYKYEQIGTFIDQDQLINKIRVTPRSRGEDVFEGFIYIVQDDWSIHSLDLTTPKLGFDINIKQNYAAVQEHVWMPITSTIDVVGGILGIKFEYHYLSTIGDYSLSLNPALKGYVEVIDEKTQPEIARQAKGKRTVNELEEALGNGESVTRKDLRRLMKTYKKEDRKEREEPEVVSNYSFVDSSAVVVRDSAAWKSIRPVPLTIEEVEGYAIADSIYKVELRADSATTDDDLRARGDTTRTGKTRRFKMTRILPQPIFNPVQGYIIGADAEWTHNKKGYGFGVLPSYSFGTEEGYLELSAFFGKSGIRETDTESAPPRYRISGGQGFREFNEETGIDPWLSTYLNLLSGRNFTRLYKRQYLQFDYAKAYGDEFSVDARLAYEDRSFLLNQANNNWSGLDDEEVYTQNTPINNAAGRVSGVSDAATFRVGATWMPGLKYRVYNGRKELIEGSAPEIGFQVRQGIPDLINSTADFTEIQASYLNRFDIGRKGKVQFLARGGYFLNNGNVDFPDFRHFAGSEVTLVAADPLSSYRLLPYYAESTNEEYLEVYAHYQFRKFLLTQITELNLFGLREDLFVNYLYTPTSDNYTEVGYSLDKIFRVLRLEFVASFRDGQYDDFGVRFGVATSLAEL; encoded by the coding sequence GTGAAACGTTTCCTACCCTTTTTCTTCCTTTTACTCGGCACCTGCGGCAGCGCCCAACTGATGGCGCAGGCCGTCCTGACCGGCACGATCACCGACCAGGCCACCGGCGAGCCACTCCCCTTTGCCTCCATCTACGTGCAGGAAACGAAGACCGGATCGGCGAGTAACGCCAACGGACAGTACAACGTGAAACTCGCGCCGGGCACCAACAACGTCGTCTTCCAGTACCTCGGTTACCAGACCCTCGTGAAACAGGTGAGCGGCAACAAACGCCTCGACGTAAAGCTGAACTCCCAGGCCCTCGAACTCGGGACGGTCGAGATCATCAGCGGCGGGGAAGACATCAGCTACAGCGTCATCCGCCGCGCCATCGCGAAGGCGGACTACCACCTCAACCAGGTGGAATCCTACGAAGCCGACGTCTACATCAAGGGGACGGGGAAGCTGAACAGCGTCGGCGGCGCCATCAGGCTTCTGGCCGGGAAGGAAGGCCGTGAGGAGATCGACGAATCCATCGGCCAATCGTTCACGTCGGAATCGACCAGCCGCGTTTATTACACCCGGCCGAATAATTACCGCCAGGAAGTGATCCAGTCCTACAGCGTTGGGGACGAGCAGATCGACGCTTCCCAGTACGTCTTTTCCACCTTCTACCAACCATTGATTGCGAACTCGATTGTGAGCCCCCTCCACCCGCGGGCCTTTGGGTACTACAAGTACGAGCAGATCGGCACCTTCATCGACCAGGACCAACTCATCAACAAGATCCGCGTCACGCCCCGCAGCCGGGGGGAGGATGTTTTTGAAGGCTTCATCTACATTGTGCAGGACGATTGGAGCATCCACAGCCTGGACCTGACGACACCGAAACTGGGCTTCGACATCAACATCAAGCAGAATTACGCCGCCGTGCAGGAACACGTTTGGATGCCCATCACCTCCACCATCGACGTCGTGGGCGGCATCCTCGGCATCAAATTTGAGTACCACTACCTGAGCACGATTGGCGACTACAGCCTCTCCCTCAACCCCGCCCTGAAGGGTTACGTGGAGGTCATCGACGAAAAGACCCAACCTGAGATCGCCCGCCAAGCCAAGGGCAAACGGACCGTAAACGAACTCGAGGAGGCGCTCGGCAACGGCGAATCCGTTACCCGCAAGGACCTCCGCCGCCTGATGAAGACCTACAAAAAAGAGGACCGCAAGGAGCGCGAGGAGCCCGAGGTGGTGAGCAATTACTCCTTCGTGGATTCCTCCGCCGTCGTGGTCCGCGATTCCGCCGCCTGGAAGAGCATCCGTCCCGTTCCCCTTACCATCGAGGAAGTGGAGGGTTACGCCATCGCCGACAGCATATATAAGGTAGAACTGCGTGCAGACTCCGCCACGACCGATGATGACCTTCGGGCCCGCGGCGACACCACCCGCACGGGGAAGACCCGCCGCTTCAAGATGACGCGCATCCTGCCTCAACCCATTTTCAACCCCGTCCAGGGTTACATCATCGGCGCTGATGCGGAGTGGACCCACAACAAAAAAGGCTACGGCTTCGGCGTGCTACCGAGCTACAGCTTCGGGACGGAGGAGGGCTACCTCGAGCTCAGCGCCTTCTTCGGTAAGAGTGGCATCCGCGAAACGGATACGGAATCCGCGCCGCCCCGTTACCGGATCAGCGGTGGCCAGGGCTTTCGGGAATTCAACGAAGAGACGGGGATCGACCCCTGGCTAAGTACTTACCTCAACCTTCTGTCGGGCAGGAACTTCACCCGCCTGTACAAGCGCCAGTACCTCCAGTTTGACTACGCCAAGGCTTACGGGGATGAGTTCAGCGTAGACGCCCGCCTCGCCTACGAAGACCGGAGTTTCCTGCTCAACCAGGCCAATAACAACTGGTCCGGGCTGGACGACGAGGAGGTCTACACCCAGAATACGCCCATCAATAATGCGGCGGGGAGGGTAAGTGGCGTCAGCGATGCGGCCACCTTCCGCGTGGGGGCGACGTGGATGCCCGGCCTCAAGTACCGCGTCTACAATGGCCGCAAGGAGTTAATCGAGGGCAGCGCGCCGGAGATTGGTTTCCAGGTGCGCCAGGGCATTCCCGACCTGATCAATTCCACGGCGGACTTCACGGAGATCCAGGCTTCCTACCTCAACCGCTTCGACATTGGCCGGAAGGGGAAGGTGCAATTCCTCGCCCGGGGTGGTTACTTCCTCAACAATGGCAACGTCGACTTCCCGGATTTCCGCCATTTTGCCGGTTCCGAAGTCACGCTCGTGGCGGCCGATCCCCTCAGCAGCTACCGCCTCTTACCCTACTACGCTGAGAGCACCAACGAGGAGTACCTGGAGGTCTATGCCCACTATCAATTCCGCAAATTCTTGCTGACGCAGATCACCGAACTCAACCTCTTCGGTTTGCGGGAGGACCTGTTCGTCAATTACCTCTACACCCCCACTTCGGATAATTACACCGAGGTTGGCTATTCATTAGATAAGATCTTCCGGGTGCTCCGCCTGGAGTTCGTCGCCAGCTTCCGCGATGGCCAGTACGATGATTTTGGGGTTCGGTTTGGGGTGGCTACTTCGTTGGCGGAGTTGTAG
- a CDS encoding tRNA pseudouridine(38-40) synthase TruA: protein MPNHYLQLSYDGTNYQGYQWQPGGLITVQSAIEDTLSRIHRAKVTFNGCGRTDAGVHATQYYGHFRTEGALPDRYLFILNKQLPKGIAAHDCFPVPEKAHARFDATERTYDYFFHAWPDAFLERFSSLHDLPNFAPALSAQLLPHLVGEHDFYAFCKTPEKHNTTVCRVTNIQLFTDEATGTRYRLRFVANRFLRGMIRILASDIIAVGTGQTTTAELLDWLKTGEREERFKRAPPEGLFLTGVRYPYANLDPALPQVHSGGWKALGG, encoded by the coding sequence ATGCCCAACCACTACCTCCAACTCTCCTACGACGGCACCAACTACCAGGGCTACCAGTGGCAACCGGGCGGGCTCATCACGGTGCAGAGTGCCATCGAGGATACGCTGAGCCGCATCCACCGGGCGAAGGTGACCTTTAATGGGTGCGGGCGGACGGACGCCGGGGTGCATGCCACCCAGTACTACGGGCACTTCCGCACCGAAGGGGCGTTGCCGGATCGGTACCTCTTCATCCTCAACAAGCAACTGCCGAAGGGGATTGCGGCCCACGATTGTTTCCCGGTACCGGAAAAGGCCCACGCCCGGTTCGACGCTACGGAACGGACCTACGATTACTTTTTCCACGCCTGGCCGGACGCCTTCCTGGAACGCTTTTCTTCGCTTCACGACCTCCCCAACTTTGCACCCGCGTTGAGCGCCCAACTCCTACCGCATCTGGTGGGCGAGCACGATTTCTACGCCTTCTGCAAGACGCCGGAGAAGCACAACACGACGGTCTGCCGCGTCACCAACATCCAGCTGTTTACGGACGAGGCGACGGGCACGCGCTACCGGCTCCGCTTCGTGGCCAACCGCTTTTTGCGGGGCATGATCCGCATTTTGGCCAGCGATATCATTGCCGTCGGGACCGGGCAAACCACCACCGCGGAACTACTTGACTGGCTCAAAACGGGTGAGCGCGAGGAACGCTTCAAGCGCGCGCCGCCGGAAGGGCTTTTTCTCACCGGCGTCCGTTATCCCTACGCCAATCTCGATCCGGCGCTGCCGCAGGTGCACAGCGGGGGATGGAAGGCACTGGGTGGGTAA
- a CDS encoding class IV adenylate cyclase yields MKKHLVEIKATSTDHDRQRALLLDRQADFRGTDHQVDHYFNVPDGRLKLRHGTIEQSLIFYQRNNQAGPKDSHVNLTVLSGEAEAQQLAATLDAALGTWVKVDKHREIYFIDNVKFHLDTVVGLGTFIEIEAIGDDPSEHDALLAQCQHYVAYLGVGEADLIQNSYSDLLAV; encoded by the coding sequence ATGAAAAAGCACCTCGTAGAAATCAAGGCCACCTCCACCGATCACGACCGTCAGCGGGCATTGCTGCTGGACCGACAGGCCGACTTCCGGGGTACTGACCACCAGGTGGACCACTACTTCAACGTCCCCGACGGGCGGCTGAAACTGCGGCACGGCACCATCGAGCAATCCCTCATCTTCTACCAACGGAACAACCAGGCGGGGCCGAAGGACAGCCACGTCAACCTCACCGTCCTCTCCGGCGAGGCCGAGGCCCAACAACTGGCCGCTACCCTGGACGCCGCCCTCGGCACCTGGGTCAAAGTGGACAAGCACCGCGAAATCTACTTCATCGATAACGTCAAATTCCACCTCGATACCGTCGTCGGGCTGGGTACCTTCATCGAGATCGAGGCCATCGGCGACGACCCATCGGAACACGATGCGCTACTCGCCCAGTGCCAGCATTACGTGGCGTACCTGGGCGTTGGGGAGGCGGATTTGATCCAAAATTCTTACAGTGATCTGTTAGCGGTTTAA